The genomic stretch GGAGACCGCCGCCAGCACCGGGACGCCCGCCATCACCGCCTTCTGCGCCAGCTCGAAGGAGGCCCGCCCGGAGACCATGAGCACCGTGTCCGCCAGCGGCAGCCGGTCCTCCCGCAGGGCCCGACCGACCAGCTTGTCCACGGCGTTGTGCCGCCCGACGTCCTCGCGGACGTCCACCAGCTCCCCGTCCTCGGAGAACAGTGCCGCCGCGTGCAGCCCCCCGGTCCGCTCGAAGACGGCCTGGGCCGCCCGCAGCCGGTCCGGCAGCACGCTCAGCAGACCAGGGGTCAGGCGCGGGCGCGCCGGGTCCGGCGGCGGCATCCGGGTCGCGGTGCGCACCGCGTCCAGGCCGGCCTTGCCGCACAGGCCGCACGAGGACGTCGTGTAGACGTTCCGCTCCAGCGTGATGGCGGGCATCGGCACGCCCGGGGCCAGCGCCACGTCCACCACGTTGTAGGTGTTCGAGCCGTCGGCGGTGGCGCCCGCGCAGTACACGACGCTCACCACCTCCTCGGCCCGGGCCACCACGCCCTCGCTGACCAGGAAGCCCACCGCGAGGTCGAAGTCGTCGCCGGGGGTGCGCATGGTGATCGCCAGAGGGCGGCCGTTGAGCCGGATCTCCAACGGCTCCTCGGCCACCAGCGTGTCCGCCCGGTGCCCCGCCACGCCGTCCCGTATCCGCAGCACCCGGCGCCGCTCGGTGACCCGTCCCATGCCCCACCCGCCCTGCTGTCAGCTCTGCCGCCGCCGATCGGAACCGTCTGCCGGAAAACCGCAGCCCGGTACCGCCCTGTCGCTCCAGGGTGTCACCACGCGCGGTGAGGGACGCCCCCGCCGCGCCCGGCCGTCCGATCGCCCGTTCGCGCACCCGTCCCACCAGGTGGAACGTCGATCGGAGCCACTCCGCCCGCCGTCCCGCATGCCATAGGGTGAACCTGGTAGCTCAGCGGACCACCGACGAACTCCCAGGATGGCAGACCGACATGACACAGCAGCCGACGCCGCCCGCCGAGGACCGCCTGGTCGGCAAGGAACAGGCCCTGGAGAAGCTGCGGGCCCTGCGCGGCAGCATCGACAACCTGGACGCCGCCCTGGTCCACCTGCTCGCGGAGCGTTTCAAGTGCACCCAGGAGGTCGGCGAGCTGAAGGCCGCGCACGACCTGCCGCCGGCGGACCCCGCCCGGGAGGCCGACCAGATCGCGCGCCTGCGCCGGCTTGCCACCGACGCCCGGCTGGACCCGGCCTTCGCCGAGAAGTTCCTCTCCTTCGTCATCGACGAGGTCGTCCGGCACCACCGCGCGATCGCCGCCCGCCAGGACGGCACCACCGCGTCCTGATTCCGGCCCGGCCGGGCGGGGCGCGGCGCCCCGCGCCCCGCCCGGCCGGCGGCGGGGAACCGCGGCTGGACGCCGGGTTGAACGGCAGGTGGAATCACCGGCGGAATCGCAGGTGAGAGACGCCTCGAATCCTTGGTATCGTTGTTCCTGTCACCGCGACGCACGCGCCGCGGCGACTCCACCGGTCCGGGTGGCGGAATGGCAGACGCGCTAGCTTGAGGTGCTAGTGCCCTTTATCGGGCGTGGGGGTTCAAGTCCCCCCTCGGACACCAGCTGAAACCCCTGCTGAGCAGGGGTTTTCTGCTTTTCTGGGCTGCGGCCCGGCTGCCCGTCGACGGTGGTGGACGGACGGTCCGGCCAGGTGCTCTGCCGGCCGGCGCTCACGGCGAGCCCGAACCCACGGAAGCCGGACCGCCCCTCTCCTGCCGCCACCTCGGCGCCGCCTCCCGGCCGACCCGTGGCGTACGCCCGGATGCCCTGCGGTGCCTGAGGCTCCGGCCGTACGTCACGGGCGTTCTCCCTCCGTGTCACAGGCGTGTCCGGGTGGGCCGGTTCCGCAACCGTGCAGGTGGCGGTGGTGTCCGATGGGGTGAAAGGCCTGGCCGCACAGGCGGGCCCCTGGTGGAGGAGAAGCAATGCGCGCTCGGAAGATCTCGGCTCTGGCCCTCGTCGCCCTGGCTGCCGGGCTCACGCTCACGGCCTGCGGGAACGGGGGCACGAACGGTGCTTCCGCCGCTGCGGGGGCTTCTGCCGGGGCGCCCGCTGCTTCCTCCTCGACGGCGCCGCGGGGTTCGGGCGACGACGGCTCCAGCGCGGCCGGCGGTCAGCCGGCGGCGGCCACCAGCAGCTCTGCCGGCGGCTCCTCGAACGGGTCGAGCGGTTCGAACGGTTCCGCCGGGGGTTCCTCGGGCGGCTCCGGCACCGCCGATGCCGGCATCTGCCAGACGGCGAACCTCTCCTTCAGCAGCTCGCACGGCATGGCGGAGGGCGAGGTGCTCATCAACCTCACCAACACCGGGGCCGGCACCTGCACGATGCACGGTTTCCCGGGCGTCGACCTGAAGAGCATGTACGGCACCGTCAGCGCGGCGCGCAGCGGCCTCGCGGCGCCCGACGTGACGCTGCGGTCCGGGCAGGAGACCAACTTCACGCTGCACTTCCCGGTGAACAACACCGGCGGCAGCGGGCTCACGTTCACCAGCCTCGTCGTGACGCCGCCCAACGAGACCCACGCGCACACCCTGTCGCTGGCCGTCAACGTGCCGGCCAGCAACGACCCCGGCCCCACGTTCACCGTCGACCCCGTGGGCGCGGGCAAGTAGCCCGCCCGCAGAGCCGCCGACGGGAACCCGCGACGGTGATCGGCGCGACGTCAGCCGGTGCGGCGGCGGGAAGCGGAGCCCGCGGCCTTCTGCTTCGACCGGGCGGTCTTCTTCGCCGTCTTCTTCGGCTCGGCCTTCTTGGCCCTCGACCGCCCGCCGCTCTCCCCGGTGGAGTCCGACGCGGCTGACGAGGACTCCTTCTTCGCCGTCCGCTTCGCCGGGCCGCCCGTCCCCTTCTTCGCGGCGTTCCGCTTCGCGCGGTGCTCGTGGAGGTGGGTGACGTCGGCGTCCCGGGTCTCCTTGCCCGAGGCGTCGGACGAGCCGGAGGCGCGGGAGGTGCGGGCGCGGTCGACGCTCGCCGACAGCGCCTCCATGAGGTCCACCGTCTTGCCGCCCCGCTCGGCGGCGGACTCCGCCTCCGGCGGCTCCTCACCCTCAGCCCGCGCGGTGATCAGCGACTCGACGGCCGCGCCGTAGTCGTCGTGGTAGTCCTCGACGTGGGCACCGCTCATCGACGCGACCAGCTCCATCGCCCCCCTCAGCTCCTCCTCGCTGATCTCCACGCCCTCCTGGGGTGCCGCGCCCGCGTCCGCTCGCAGCTCGTCGTTCCAGTGGAGCATCTGCAGCACCAGCACCTCGTCCAGCGCGCGGACCAGGGCGAGCCGTTCGGAGCCGTGCAGGGCGAGCTTGCCCACCGCGGCCTTGCCCGCCTGCGCCAGCGCGTCGCGCATCAGCACGTACGGCTTGTTGGCCGCGGGGGAGGCGGGGGCGAGGAAGTACGGGGTGTCGAACTGCTCCGGGGGCACCTTCTCCAGCTCGACGAAGCCGCTCACCTCGATGGTCTTCACCGTGGGCAGCGGCATCGCGTCGAGCTCGTCGTCGGTGACCTCGACGAGCGTGCCGTCCGGGGCCTCGTAGGCGCGGGTGATGTCCTCCTGCTCCAGCACCCGCTCGTCCAGCTCGCAGGTCTTGCGGTACCGCACCCGGCCGCCGTCCTCGGTGTGGACCTGGCGGAAGGCGACCTTGTGGCTGCGGGTCGCGGCCTCCAGCGTGACGGGGATCGTGACCAGCGAGAACGTCAGACTCCCCGACCAGATGCGTGGCACGTTTCACCCCTTGTGTCACCCTTCGCGTGGGTCCAGCGTAGGGCGCGGCGGCCCGAGCCGCAGCCGCGCCGAGGCTGTTCGGCGCGCGAGTGCGGGTTCGGTGTTCCGTTGGCAGCGGGTCCTGCTGGAACAACGGATTCTGGGTCGGGTCGGCAGCGAACCGATCGGCTGATCTTCAGCAGTCTCTCGGCGCGGGGGCCGGGTCACCCCTTGGCCGTAGACGATCGTCCCGGACGCGGCCCTGGTGTTCCCTGCCGGCCTGCCCACTGACGATGTCCCTGGGGACTGGCATGATGGGCACCATGACGCAGACCCGAAAGGCCGATGGCGCGTAGGCCGCCCGGCGCCATCCGCTCCCAGTGGTGGCCAGCCCGCAGCGACAATGGTCCAGTCCGCCGGATTCCCGGCGTTTCCCACCGGACCCTGTCGGCCATCCACCGGATCGAAGCCCGGCATCTCGGGCGTGGCGCGGTCTCCGAGGCCCTGCACCGATACGAGCGCTTCCTCCACCAACCCGGCAGATTCCTCTGCCTGCCGTGGGACGAGTGCCCTTGCTGCGACCCGACGGACGCTCGAGACATCCTTGAAGAGGCGCTCCGCCGGTTGCCCCCCGCAGCCCGGGCGGAGCTCGGCAGGACCGTCGCCCGGCTGGATGAGGAGTTCCTCCGTCGAACTCTGCCCGACCCTCGGGCCGCATCCGTCAGTTCGTGGCACGCGGCGGCGTGGTGGCGGCAGAGAATCCGCGAGAAATGACCGCTGACCTGCTGCCGGGCAGCGTGCTTCTCAACCACGACGAGACGGACATCATCGAGCAGGCGCTCTTCGTCGCCATCCGCCATGGCCGGCCACACGCTCGACGACGGTGGGAGCCGTCTCCGCACCTGCGGTCGCTGATCGGCCCCTTCGTGGTTGGCTGACTCCGCGCTGAGGACCGAGTCGTCCTCGCGCCGGACCGAAGCCTCCGCGGCCCCTGCGCGCCGCCCTTGGCGCTCGTACGCTCAGTAGGCATGCGATGACCGCAGGAAACCGACCGAGGTCAGGCGCAGGATGGCCGAGATCTTCCCTGAAGCGATCGACGTCGCCTTCTGGCATTGCTGACGCGCCCGGAAGATCGCCAGCCCGCCGCCAAAGATCGACCGAGAGTGCCGACGGAGACCCGGAACTCTACGACGAGCCGGCCAATGGATTTGGTGTCCGGGCCGGGTGCCCGTAGAGTGGTGTTCACCGACGCGGGGTGGAGCAGCTCGGTAGCTCGCTGGGCTCATAACCCAGAGGTCGCAGGTTCAAATCCTGTCCCCGCTACGAAACGAAGGGCCCGGCGCTTGTGCGCCGGGCCCTTCGCTGTCCCCCGCGCCCCGCCGGTCAGCGCCGGCTGCTGTGGCGCGGCCGTTCCACCGGGCGGTACGGCGGGACGTCGCGGCCGGGCTGGTAGTGCGGCCCCTGGCGCATCCGGTGCACGACGACGGCGCAGTCCGCCAGCGCCAGTGCCGCGATGAGCGCGCAGATCCCCGCCCAGGCCGGCTGGCCGACCACGGCGAAACCGACGGCCGCGACCGCGCCCCACACCAGTCCGAACAGGGCCAGTCCGAGCCGCAGCCGCAGCGGACTGCGGGCCTGCGTCGGTTCGTATCCGGTCCTTCCCATGGCGGCGTGCCTCCCTCCGGGGCCGATTTCCCTTCTTCCTCTCCCCTTCGCCTGCCCGCGGGGCAGGGGGTAAATCCGTTTTGTCGGGTTTCCGACCGCATTTCGGGCGGGCGGGTGTGCGGGGGAAGCGCCCAGCGCGCTGCCGTGACGACGGGCGCCCGCCGGAACGGCTTCGCTCGCGGCCTCGGCGGGACGGTAGGATTCCGACTCTTGTGAGTGCCACTCTCGTTGCCAAGAACCTCGCCGCCTCCCATGGCGAGCGAACCCTTTTCACCGGGCTGGACCTGGTCGTCTCCGACGGGGACGTGGTCGGTCTGGTCGGTGCCAACGGTGCGGGCAAGTCCACGCTGCTGCGGCTGCTGGCCGGCCTGACCGCGCCCGAGGAGGGCGAGGTACGGACCTCCCCGGCCACCGCCAACGTCGGCTACCTGCCGCAGGAGCCCGACCGCCGGGCGGAGGAGACCGTCAGGGCGTTCCTGGCCCGGCGCACCGGCGTCGCCGCCGCCCAGCTCGCTCTGGACACCGCCACCCAGGCCCTGGCCGAGGGTGCGCCCGGCTCCGACGACGCGTACTCCGACAGCCTGGAGCGCTGGCTCGCCCTGGGCGGCGCCGACCTGGACGAACGCGCTGAGGAGGCAGCCGCCTCCCTCGGCCTGGGCGTCAGCCTGGACCGTACGATGCCGGAACTCTCCGGCGGCCAGGCCGCCCGTGCCGGCCTGGCATCGCTGCTGCTCAGCCGGTACGACGTCTTCCTGCTCGACGAGCCCACCAACGACCTGGACCTCGACGGCCTGGAGCGGCTGGAGGCGTTCGTCACCGGCCTGCGCGCCGGTACCGTCCTGGTCAGCCACGACCGGGAGTTCCTGGCCCGCACCGTGGACCGGGTGGTCGAGCTGGACCTGGCCCAGCAGCAGGTCTCCGTCTTCGGCGGCGGCTACGCGGCCTACCTGGAGGAGCGCGCGACCGCCCGCCGGCACGCCCGCGAGGAGTACGAGGAGTACGCGGGCACCCGCGCCAGCCTGGAGGCCCGGGCCCGTACCCAGCGCGGCTGGATGGACAAGGGCGTGCGCAACGCGGTCCACAAGGCTCCGGACAACGACAAGATCCTCCGGAAGGCGCGGGGCGAGAACAGCGAGAAGCAGGCGTCCAAGGTCCGCCAGACCGAGCGGATGATCGAGCGCCTCGACGTCGTGGAGGAGCCGCGCAAGGAGTGGGAGCTGCGGATGGAGATCGCCGCCGCGCCCCGCTCGGGAGCGGTGGTCGCCACGCTGCGGCAGGCCGTCGTGCGGCGCGGGGACTTCGTGCTCGGCCCGGTGGACCTCCAGGTCGACTGGGCCGACCGGGTGGCCGTCACCGGCCCCAACGGAGCCGGCAAGTCCACGCTGCTGGCCGCCCTGCTGGGCCGGGCGGAGCTGGACGCCGGCCAGGCGTCGCTCGGCTCCGGGGTGCTGGTCGGCGAGGTCGACCAGGCGCGCGGGCACTTCCGCGGTCAGGAGCCGCTGCTGGACGCCTTCCGGGGGCCCGTGCCCGACATGGCGCCCGCCGACATCCGCACCCTGCTGGCGAAGTTCGGGCTGAAGGCCGACCACGTGCTGCGGCCGGCCGCGACCCTCTCGCCGGGGGAGCGCACCCGGGCCGCCCTGGCGCTGCTCCAGGCCCGCGGCGTGAACCTGCTGGTGCTCGACGAGCCCACCAACCACCTGGACCTGCCCGCCATCGAGCAGCTGGAGTCGGCGCTGGCCGAGTACAAGGGCACGCTGCTGCTGGTCACGCACGACCGGCGGATGCTGGACGCGGTGCACACCACGCGGCGCTTCCGGGTCGACGCGGGCCGCGTCACCGAGAGCTGACACCGCCGGCCGGCCAGCCAGCCGGCCCGTACGCCGGCCGGCTGGCCCGTCCGCACGCCGCTGCCGGCCCGACGGTCCTCGGGCCGGCCTGGGCACGGTCGGAGGCCCTCCGAGGCCCTCCGAGGCGCGAGCAGCCCCCTACGGAGTACGGGACCCGGGCGGGCATGGAGCCGGCCCGGGTCCCGTGAAGCGCTGTCCCGCGTCAGCTCACGTTGAGCGCGGTGTCGTCGATGAGGAACGACGTGGCGAGGCTGGAGTCCTCGGCGCCGGTGAACTTCAGGGTGAAGGTCTTGCCGATCTGCGAGGAGACGTCGATCGTCCGCTGCACGTACCCGCTGCCCCCGTTGAGGTTGGAGTACGTGGCCAGCGTGGTGCTGCCGGCCGCGACGGTCAGCTTGTCGTAGGCGGTGCCGGTGGTGGCCTCGTCGGTGGAGACGTACAGGTAGAAGCTGAGCGAGGCCGTGGTGCAGCCGGCCGGGACGGTCACCGACTGGGAGACGGTGTCGGTGTGGGTGGTGCCGTAGCCGTCGAGCCAGGCCTTGTAGTTGCCGGCGTGGGCCGGGGCGTCCGTGCTGTCGTCGATGACGCCCGAGCTCGCGGTCCAGGACGCGGTGCCGGACTCGAAGCCCGGGTTGGCGATGACCTGGGACGCCGTGCAGCCGCCGGTGCCGCCGCCGGAGCCGGTGACGGTCCAGGTGAAGGAGGCGCTGCCGGAGGCGCCGGTGCCGTCGGTGGCGGTCACCGTGACGCTGTAGGTGCCCGCGGTGGTCGGCGTACCGGAGATCAGGCCGGAGGAGCTGATCGACAGGCCCGCGGGCAGGCCGCTGGCGCTGTAGGCCAGGCTCTGGCCGGAGGCGGAGTCACTGGCGCTGACCTGGAGGCTCACCGCGGTGCCGGTCGCCGTCGAGCGGCTGCCCGGGTTGGTGACGGTCACGGTGTTGCCGCCGGTGGAGCCGCTGCCGCTGGTGAAGGCGGCGGTGCCGTTGGGCGTGCCGAGGCCGGTCGGGCCGTCGTAGCCGGTCCCGGCGGTGCAGAGGTAGCTGACGGAGCAGGAGCCGTTGTTGCCGGAGGTCACGTCGTTGAGCGACGAGGTGTGGGCGTACGGGTAGGACGCCGGGACGGTGCCGGCGGCCGGGGTGCCGGCCAGGGCGT from Actinacidiphila yeochonensis CN732 encodes the following:
- the ku gene encoding non-homologous end joining protein Ku, translated to MPRIWSGSLTFSLVTIPVTLEAATRSHKVAFRQVHTEDGGRVRYRKTCELDERVLEQEDITRAYEAPDGTLVEVTDDELDAMPLPTVKTIEVSGFVELEKVPPEQFDTPYFLAPASPAANKPYVLMRDALAQAGKAAVGKLALHGSERLALVRALDEVLVLQMLHWNDELRADAGAAPQEGVEISEEELRGAMELVASMSGAHVEDYHDDYGAAVESLITARAEGEEPPEAESAAERGGKTVDLMEALSASVDRARTSRASGSSDASGKETRDADVTHLHEHRAKRNAAKKGTGGPAKRTAKKESSSAASDSTGESGGRSRAKKAEPKKTAKKTARSKQKAAGSASRRRTG
- a CDS encoding ABC-F family ATP-binding cassette domain-containing protein, whose amino-acid sequence is MSATLVAKNLAASHGERTLFTGLDLVVSDGDVVGLVGANGAGKSTLLRLLAGLTAPEEGEVRTSPATANVGYLPQEPDRRAEETVRAFLARRTGVAAAQLALDTATQALAEGAPGSDDAYSDSLERWLALGGADLDERAEEAAASLGLGVSLDRTMPELSGGQAARAGLASLLLSRYDVFLLDEPTNDLDLDGLERLEAFVTGLRAGTVLVSHDREFLARTVDRVVELDLAQQQVSVFGGGYAAYLEERATARRHAREEYEEYAGTRASLEARARTQRGWMDKGVRNAVHKAPDNDKILRKARGENSEKQASKVRQTERMIERLDVVEEPRKEWELRMEIAAAPRSGAVVATLRQAVVRRGDFVLGPVDLQVDWADRVAVTGPNGAGKSTLLAALLGRAELDAGQASLGSGVLVGEVDQARGHFRGQEPLLDAFRGPVPDMAPADIRTLLAKFGLKADHVLRPAATLSPGERTRAALALLQARGVNLLVLDEPTNHLDLPAIEQLESALAEYKGTLLLVTHDRRMLDAVHTTRRFRVDAGRVTES
- a CDS encoding DUF6343 family protein produces the protein MGRTGYEPTQARSPLRLRLGLALFGLVWGAVAAVGFAVVGQPAWAGICALIAALALADCAVVVHRMRQGPHYQPGRDVPPYRPVERPRHSSRR
- a CDS encoding DUF4232 domain-containing protein, whose amino-acid sequence is MLINLTNTGAGTCTMHGFPGVDLKSMYGTVSAARSGLAAPDVTLRSGQETNFTLHFPVNNTGGSGLTFTSLVVTPPNETHAHTLSLAVNVPASNDPGPTFTVDPVGAGK
- a CDS encoding chorismate mutase, producing the protein MTQQPTPPAEDRLVGKEQALEKLRALRGSIDNLDAALVHLLAERFKCTQEVGELKAAHDLPPADPAREADQIARLRRLATDARLDPAFAEKFLSFVIDEVVRHHRAIAARQDGTTAS
- the fdhD gene encoding formate dehydrogenase accessory sulfurtransferase FdhD; protein product: MGRVTERRRVLRIRDGVAGHRADTLVAEEPLEIRLNGRPLAITMRTPGDDFDLAVGFLVSEGVVARAEEVVSVVYCAGATADGSNTYNVVDVALAPGVPMPAITLERNVYTTSSCGLCGKAGLDAVRTATRMPPPDPARPRLTPGLLSVLPDRLRAAQAVFERTGGLHAAALFSEDGELVDVREDVGRHNAVDKLVGRALREDRLPLADTVLMVSGRASFELAQKAVMAGVPVLAAVSAPSSLAVDLAQETGLTLVGFLRGSSMNVYAGEERIALEPSPAR